The following are from one region of the Francisella opportunistica genome:
- a CDS encoding PDDEXK nuclease domain-containing protein yields MKLSASQSELAAQALKNFYIFDLPGIEEGAQEKKVEEALYLNIGKFLDELGPGFAFMGRQCQYHLEIGKQDFYIDLLFYHCKLHCFVVIELKDKKFGPEDVGNMNLCLSAVDDQMKQADDNPSIGLILCKTKDNVVAKYALEGVSKPIGVSEYKLRK; encoded by the coding sequence TTGAAACTATCAGCTTCACAATCTGAGCTTGCAGCTCAAGCATTGAAAAACTTCTATATATTTGATTTACCGGGTATTGAAGAGGGAGCTCAAGAGAAGAAAGTAGAAGAAGCACTATACTTAAATATAGGAAAATTCTTAGATGAGCTTGGGCCAGGATTTGCTTTTATGGGTCGCCAATGCCAATATCATTTAGAAATTGGAAAACAAGATTTTTATATAGATTTATTATTTTATCACTGCAAGCTACATTGTTTTGTTGTTATTGAACTGAAAGATAAAAAGTTTGGGCCTGAAGATGTTGGTAATATGAATCTTTGTTTATCAGCTGTAGATGATCAGATGAAACAAGCTGATGATAATCCATCAATAGGACTAATTCTATGTAAAACAAAGGATAATGTAGTTGCAAAATATGCATTAGAAGGTGTATCTAAACCGATCGGAGTGTCTGAATATAAATTAAGAAAATAG
- a CDS encoding protein-L-isoaspartate O-methyltransferase family protein, whose translation MNFELARENMVKQQVLTEGLSLDGVAKVMADIPREIFLPRELQSLAYCDTNLVIGEKELRSPMFTAKLIEALAIKASDNVLKLGLESGYTVALIAKLCKSVELVDYDEQRLALARRQLANIDIYNVEFNSAEHITNIIKNAKKYNCIYIANVLTDDEIDESLLGLLETGGRLIFVVRTAICDKAYLITKTPKQTYEKSFLFNTYNK comes from the coding sequence ATGAATTTTGAGCTTGCTAGAGAAAATATGGTAAAGCAACAAGTTCTTACGGAAGGACTTTCTTTAGATGGTGTTGCTAAAGTTATGGCAGATATTCCTAGAGAAATTTTTTTACCGAGAGAGCTTCAAAGTTTAGCTTATTGCGACACAAATTTAGTCATAGGCGAAAAAGAATTAAGAAGCCCAATGTTTACAGCTAAGCTTATAGAGGCATTAGCTATCAAAGCTAGTGATAATGTCTTAAAGCTTGGTTTGGAAAGTGGTTATACTGTAGCCTTAATAGCTAAGCTATGTAAGAGTGTTGAGCTTGTTGATTATGATGAGCAAAGACTAGCTTTAGCAAGACGTCAATTGGCAAACATTGATATATATAACGTTGAGTTTAACAGTGCCGAACACATAACTAATATTATCAAAAATGCTAAAAAATATAATTGTATATATATAGCAAATGTTCTCACAGATGATGAAATTGATGAGTCTTTATTAGGTCTTCTTGAGACCGGAGGTAGGCTAATATTTGTTGTCAGAACAGCTATATGTGATAAAGCTTACTTGATAACTAAAACACCAAAACAAACTTACGAAAAAAGTTTTCTTTTTAATACATACAATAAGTAA
- a CDS encoding 4'-phosphopantetheinyl transferase family protein has product MSQVSAFILDFEKYKAEHLKLWLSSRNIDLPRLTSKQKIFSQFIRYFVLEEFYHIASPVFINQHAKPYLKDNAVFFNISHTLTKLIIAVADQEIGVDIEKISARRNIVRIAQRYFSELECYELTISDNPPQDFYTLWTLKESQVKRNSLGIAKGLSSANFSKINNSWLSNSYPSDFVSFSYDESIVSICCKNIVATKINLFEIVDFKFKQIQF; this is encoded by the coding sequence ATGTCTCAAGTCTCGGCTTTTATTTTAGATTTTGAGAAATATAAAGCTGAGCACCTTAAATTATGGCTTTCTAGCAGAAATATAGATTTACCTCGCCTTACAAGCAAGCAAAAAATATTTTCGCAGTTTATTCGCTATTTTGTTTTAGAAGAGTTTTATCATATTGCATCACCAGTTTTTATAAATCAGCATGCTAAACCTTATCTAAAAGATAACGCTGTTTTTTTTAATATTAGTCATACACTGACAAAGCTTATAATTGCCGTTGCTGATCAAGAGATTGGTGTAGATATTGAAAAGATATCAGCTAGACGAAACATTGTTAGGATCGCACAGCGTTACTTTAGTGAATTAGAATGCTACGAGTTAACTATTAGTGATAATCCACCTCAGGATTTCTATACTTTATGGACACTCAAAGAATCTCAAGTAAAAAGAAATTCACTTGGAATAGCAAAAGGCTTGAGCAGTGCTAATTTCAGCAAAATCAATAACTCATGGCTTAGTAATAGTTATCCAAGCGATTTTGTGTCATTTTCATATGATGAATCAATAGTTTCAATATGTTGTAAGAATATTGTCGCTACGAAAATCAACCTATTTGAGATAGTAGATTTTAAATTTAAGCAGATACAGTTCTAG
- the purF gene encoding amidophosphoribosyltransferase: MCGVIGVAGPDQVSYALFYGLSLLQHRGQDAAGIATMDQGHFFIRKNTGLVSDVFTDEKLEKSKGNMGIGHVRYPTAGSLGAADSQPFYVNNPHGIVFAHNGNLTNVPELAQMLHDIERRHLNTSSDSELLLNFFACGMNKSKGSATPEAVYKACEFVFEHVKGGYACTAMIADFGLIAFRDPYGIRPLVLGFKEYDNGDKAYMVASESVALDISGFKVLRDVEPGEVIIITEDRKVHSEVCAKKPVLAPCLFEYVYFARPDSIMNGVSVYQARVDAGKVLSKRIKDAWKDKDIDIVIPVPETGRASAQEIATALGVEYREGFVKNRYVGRTFIMPESVDRKNFVRRKLNPIPAEFKDKNVLLVDDSIVRGTTSKRIIEMIRDLGAKSVYLASVSPAVRYPNVYGIDMPVKSDLIAHGKTLEEIRQWIGVDGLIYLPLEDLKEIIQKQNPKIREFEDSVFSGNYITGDVDDAYLDALEKHRKELKELEKKYKGFDS; encoded by the coding sequence ATGTGTGGAGTAATTGGAGTCGCTGGACCAGATCAGGTTAGTTATGCGTTATTTTATGGTTTAAGTCTTTTGCAACATAGAGGTCAAGACGCTGCAGGTATTGCAACTATGGATCAAGGACACTTTTTTATCCGTAAGAATACAGGGCTAGTAAGTGATGTGTTTACAGATGAGAAATTAGAGAAATCAAAAGGCAATATGGGTATTGGTCATGTAAGGTATCCTACTGCAGGTAGTTTAGGCGCTGCTGATAGCCAACCCTTTTATGTAAATAACCCTCATGGTATAGTCTTTGCGCATAATGGTAATCTGACTAATGTTCCAGAGCTTGCACAGATGCTTCATGATATCGAAAGACGCCATCTTAATACAAGTTCGGATTCTGAATTATTACTCAACTTTTTTGCTTGTGGTATGAATAAATCAAAAGGTTCTGCAACTCCAGAGGCTGTTTATAAAGCATGTGAGTTCGTCTTTGAACATGTCAAAGGTGGTTACGCTTGCACAGCGATGATAGCAGATTTTGGTTTAATTGCTTTTAGAGATCCTTATGGTATTCGTCCACTTGTGCTTGGCTTTAAAGAGTACGATAATGGCGATAAAGCCTATATGGTTGCTAGTGAGAGCGTTGCTTTAGATATTTCGGGATTTAAGGTATTGCGTGATGTTGAGCCTGGTGAGGTGATAATAATTACTGAAGACAGAAAAGTTCACTCTGAAGTCTGTGCAAAAAAACCAGTACTAGCACCGTGTTTATTTGAATATGTCTACTTTGCTCGACCAGATAGTATTATGAATGGTGTAAGTGTTTATCAAGCGCGTGTTGATGCTGGTAAAGTTTTAAGCAAGAGAATCAAAGATGCATGGAAAGATAAGGATATCGATATTGTTATCCCAGTACCAGAGACAGGTAGAGCCTCTGCACAAGAGATTGCGACAGCACTAGGTGTCGAGTATCGTGAAGGCTTTGTTAAGAACCGCTATGTTGGTAGAACATTTATTATGCCTGAATCAGTTGATAGAAAGAATTTTGTCAGAAGAAAACTAAACCCTATTCCAGCAGAGTTTAAGGATAAAAATGTTCTACTTGTCGATGACTCTATTGTGCGTGGTACAACATCAAAGCGTATTATTGAGATGATTAGAGATTTAGGTGCTAAATCTGTTTATCTTGCTTCGGTATCTCCGGCAGTTCGTTATCCAAATGTTTATGGTATTGATATGCCAGTTAAGTCAGATTTAATTGCTCATGGTAAGACCCTAGAAGAGATTCGTCAGTGGATTGGTGTAGATGGGTTGATATATTTACCATTAGAGGATCTAAAAGAAATTATTCAAAAACAAAATCCTAAGATTAGAGAGTTTGAGGATAGTGTTTTCTCTGGTAATTATATTACAGGTGATGTTGATGACGCTTATCTAGATGCGTTAGAGAAACATCGAAAAGAGTTAAAAGAATTAGAAAAAAAATATAAAGGGTTTGATAGCTAA
- the purL gene encoding phosphoribosylformylglycinamidine synthase: MIRIYEGLSALSPFRREKILAAAKKISSKVESIAAQYIHVVEIDQELNNKQEQIIKSLLNYNREYGLAQPKGHTFITAPRVGTISPWSSKATDIIRNTGINTVKRVERAIVFGIEGQVSVQELQAMQNLVYDRMVEEIFSSKEDLQRLFETRTPKALEFVNILENGQQAIKDADKKLGLALSEQEIAYLTTEYTKLGRNPTDTELYMFAQANSEHCRHKIFNAKWTIDGQEQDKSLFKMIRNTTEKSPQGVLSAYKDNAAVIEGTTAQRFYSNTQTGIYNFHQEEVDILMKVETHNHPTAIAPFSGSATGVGGEIRDEGATGLGAKPKAGLTGFTVSNLNIPGFEQAWETNKYGKPNHIVTSLQIMLEAPIGGAHYSNEFGRPNLNGYFRTFEQEANTSRGKEMFGYHKPIMIAGGMGNIKRMHVEKGDIKVGAKLICLGGPAMRIGLGGGAASSVVSSEANSELDFASVQRDNAEMERRCQEVIDRCWQMAEKNPITFIHDVGAGGISNAFPELVKDGGVGGHFELRKVNVGEEGLSPLEIWSNESQERYVLSVEPENLELFAQLCQRERCPFAIVGEAISEKHITLNDEYFDNKPVDLPMGLLFGNTPQMHIDVKTVKVEQDAFDTSTLKLDDAIERVLKVPAVASKSFLITIGDRSISGMVARDQMVGPWQVPVSDCAVTTATVDSQAGEAMAMGEKTPVATINAAASGRLAIAEAVTNLLAADIEKLSDIRLSANWMVAANQGDENQKLYETVKAVGMEFAPELGIAIPVGKDSMSMKTKWADNGQEKSVTSPLSLVISGFSPVANARKTLTPVLADSSDTTLLHIDLSNGAGRLGASCLAQAYSQIGNVAPDVEPSKLKVLFENITKLKAQNKILAYHDVSDGGVFATLVEMSFAGRKGLDIQLQTQKASLISDSDPESQSILEKLFAEEIGVVIQVRNNDIALVEALFKDKQIHLCAIAKLNSSDEINIFVNAEKIYSNMRVNLQRWWAETSYQIQSIRDNSECAKQEFDSILNATDKGIHVEATFDIEEDITAKFINVEKPKVAILREQGVNGQVEMAAAFTTAGFEAHDVHMSDLHAGRITLDDFKVLVTCGGFSYGDVLGAGGGWAKNILFTDRLKDEFSHFFGRDDTLALGVCNGCQMLAQLKSLIKGAENWPIFIKNKSEQFEARVSMVEIQESDSIWFADMAGTKAPIAVAHGEGRPLFENETQQQAMLSSSQIALKYIDGQGKATEMYPYNPNGAIAGLTAVTALGGRVLAMMPHPERVYRAITNSYIPAEYDEYSVWMRMFRNARKWVG, translated from the coding sequence ATGATTAGAATTTATGAAGGTTTAAGTGCATTATCTCCTTTTAGAAGAGAAAAGATTTTAGCAGCTGCTAAAAAAATATCTAGTAAGGTTGAGTCAATAGCAGCGCAATATATCCATGTTGTTGAAATTGATCAGGAGCTTAACAATAAGCAAGAGCAGATTATTAAATCTCTACTTAACTACAATAGAGAGTATGGCTTAGCGCAACCAAAAGGACATACTTTTATCACAGCACCAAGAGTTGGTACGATTTCACCATGGTCATCAAAAGCAACTGATATTATCCGTAATACTGGAATTAATACTGTTAAGAGAGTAGAGCGTGCGATTGTATTTGGTATTGAGGGTCAGGTATCAGTACAAGAATTACAAGCTATGCAAAATCTTGTCTATGATCGTATGGTTGAAGAAATTTTTTCATCAAAAGAGGATTTACAACGACTATTTGAAACTAGAACTCCTAAAGCATTAGAATTTGTCAATATCTTAGAAAATGGTCAGCAGGCTATCAAGGATGCTGATAAAAAGCTTGGTCTAGCACTTAGTGAGCAAGAGATAGCATATCTAACAACTGAATATACTAAGCTAGGCAGAAATCCAACAGATACAGAGTTGTATATGTTTGCGCAAGCTAACTCAGAGCATTGTAGGCATAAAATCTTCAATGCTAAGTGGACAATCGATGGCCAAGAGCAAGATAAATCATTGTTTAAGATGATTCGAAATACAACCGAGAAATCTCCACAAGGAGTACTCTCTGCTTACAAGGATAATGCTGCTGTGATAGAGGGCACAACAGCGCAAAGGTTCTACTCAAATACGCAAACAGGCATTTATAACTTCCACCAAGAAGAAGTTGATATCTTGATGAAAGTTGAGACACATAATCACCCAACAGCTATTGCACCATTTAGTGGTTCAGCAACTGGCGTTGGTGGCGAGATTCGTGATGAGGGCGCAACAGGTCTTGGAGCTAAACCAAAGGCAGGTTTGACAGGTTTTACAGTTTCAAATCTAAATATTCCAGGTTTTGAACAAGCTTGGGAAACAAACAAGTACGGTAAGCCTAATCATATCGTGACATCATTACAGATAATGCTTGAAGCACCTATCGGGGGAGCACATTACTCAAATGAATTTGGCCGTCCAAATCTAAATGGTTATTTCCGTACTTTTGAGCAAGAGGCAAATACCTCTAGAGGTAAAGAGATGTTTGGCTACCATAAGCCAATTATGATTGCTGGTGGTATGGGTAATATCAAAAGAATGCATGTTGAAAAAGGCGATATCAAAGTTGGTGCTAAGCTAATCTGTCTTGGTGGTCCAGCAATGCGGATTGGTCTAGGTGGTGGTGCAGCATCGTCAGTAGTTTCATCGGAGGCAAACTCAGAGCTAGACTTTGCTTCAGTACAGCGTGATAATGCCGAGATGGAGCGCCGTTGCCAAGAGGTAATTGATAGGTGTTGGCAAATGGCAGAGAAAAACCCAATTACCTTTATCCATGATGTTGGTGCTGGTGGGATTTCAAACGCCTTTCCAGAGCTTGTCAAAGATGGTGGGGTTGGTGGTCACTTTGAGCTTAGAAAAGTAAATGTTGGTGAAGAGGGACTTTCTCCATTAGAAATTTGGTCAAATGAGTCTCAAGAAAGATATGTATTATCAGTTGAGCCAGAGAATCTTGAGCTTTTTGCGCAGCTTTGTCAACGCGAGAGATGTCCATTTGCTATAGTTGGTGAGGCTATTTCAGAAAAACATATCACACTTAATGATGAGTATTTTGATAATAAGCCAGTTGATTTACCAATGGGGTTATTATTTGGTAATACTCCGCAAATGCATATTGATGTCAAAACGGTCAAAGTTGAGCAAGATGCTTTTGATACAAGTACTCTCAAGCTTGATGATGCAATTGAGCGAGTGCTAAAAGTACCGGCTGTAGCTTCTAAATCTTTTCTTATCACAATTGGTGATAGAAGTATCAGCGGTATGGTAGCGCGTGATCAGATGGTTGGCCCATGGCAAGTACCAGTGTCTGACTGTGCTGTAACCACTGCTACTGTCGATAGCCAAGCCGGTGAAGCTATGGCAATGGGTGAGAAAACACCAGTAGCTACAATAAATGCTGCTGCTTCAGGTAGACTAGCAATCGCAGAAGCAGTGACAAATTTACTAGCTGCTGATATTGAAAAGTTAAGCGATATTCGCCTTTCAGCGAATTGGATGGTTGCTGCAAACCAAGGTGATGAAAACCAAAAGTTATACGAAACTGTCAAAGCAGTCGGTATGGAATTTGCCCCAGAGCTTGGCATTGCAATACCAGTCGGTAAAGACTCAATGTCGATGAAAACTAAATGGGCTGACAATGGGCAAGAAAAATCTGTAACATCACCATTATCATTAGTGATTTCAGGTTTCTCACCTGTAGCTAATGCACGTAAGACTCTTACACCAGTTTTAGCTGATAGTAGTGATACAACTCTTTTACATATTGATTTATCAAATGGAGCTGGTAGATTAGGTGCTTCATGTTTAGCACAAGCTTATAGCCAGATTGGTAATGTAGCTCCTGATGTTGAGCCAAGTAAGCTAAAAGTATTGTTTGAAAATATCACTAAGCTCAAAGCACAAAACAAAATCCTCGCATATCATGATGTCTCTGATGGTGGTGTTTTTGCTACTTTAGTAGAGATGTCTTTTGCTGGACGTAAAGGTTTAGATATTCAGCTACAAACTCAAAAAGCTTCTCTCATTTCGGACTCCGATCCGGAATCTCAATCTATACTAGAAAAACTCTTCGCGGAAGAAATCGGTGTTGTAATCCAAGTAAGAAATAATGATATTGCATTAGTTGAAGCGCTATTTAAAGATAAGCAAATCCACCTGTGTGCAATAGCTAAGCTAAATTCTAGTGATGAGATAAATATTTTTGTAAATGCTGAAAAAATATACTCAAATATGCGTGTAAACTTACAAAGGTGGTGGGCAGAGACTTCTTACCAGATCCAGTCAATTCGTGATAATAGCGAATGTGCTAAACAAGAGTTTGATAGTATCCTAAATGCTACTGATAAAGGTATCCATGTTGAGGCTACATTTGATATTGAGGAAGATATCACAGCGAAGTTTATCAATGTTGAGAAGCCAAAAGTTGCAATCCTAAGAGAGCAAGGTGTCAACGGCCAAGTTGAAATGGCAGCAGCATTTACTACAGCTGGCTTTGAGGCTCATGATGTGCATATGTCAGACTTACATGCTGGTAGAATTACACTTGATGATTTTAAAGTTTTAGTCACTTGTGGTGGTTTCTCATATGGTGATGTTTTGGGTGCTGGCGGTGGCTGGGCGAAAAATATTCTCTTTACAGATAGGCTAAAAGATGAGTTCAGTCACTTCTTTGGTCGTGATGATACATTGGCACTTGGTGTATGTAATGGTTGTCAAATGCTTGCACAGCTTAAATCACTAATCAAAGGTGCTGAAAACTGGCCGATATTTATCAAGAATAAATCAGAGCAGTTTGAGGCTAGAGTTTCTATGGTTGAGATTCAAGAATCTGACTCTATTTGGTTTGCTGATATGGCAGGCACAAAAGCGCCAATAGCTGTAGCCCATGGCGAGGGTCGTCCACTATTTGAAAATGAGACGCAACAACAAGCTATGCTGTCAAGCTCACAAATAGCTCTTAAATATATTGATGGGCAAGGCAAAGCTACAGAGATGTATCCATACAATCCAAATGGTGCAATAGCTGGTCTAACAGCTGTAACAGCATTAGGTGGTCGTGTACTTGCGATGATGCCACATCCGGAGCGTGTTTATAGAGCGATTACAAACTCATATATCCCAGCAGAGTATGATGAGTATTCTGTATGGATGAGAATGTTTAGAAATGCTAGGAAGTGGGTTGGGTAA
- the purB gene encoding adenylosuccinate lyase, with translation MIKRYDVAEISKIWADENKYAKMLEVELAILEALEDRMVPKGTAAEIRAKAQIRPGRVDEIERVTKHDIIAFCTSIAEQFTAETGKFFHFGVTSSDIIDSALSLQIRESMEHVVKDLEALCDSLLAKAQETKEIITMGRSHGMFAEPMSFGQKFLGAYVEFKRRLKDLKDFQKDGLTVQFSGAVGNYCILTTEDEKKAADLLGLPVEEVSTQVIPRDRIAKLISIHGLIAAAIERLAVEIRHLHRSDVFEVYEGFSEGQKGSSTMPHKKNPISTENLTGMARMLRSHVSIALENCVLWHERDISHSSAERFYLPDNFGIMVYALRRMKNTIDNLVIQQDIIEDRVRSTSAYLSSFYLHFLVANTPFMREDCYKIVQQVAFDLKQGESFSKKLQKVMQDEHKISLDIPEMDFEGIKNTYLKEIDHVFERSIKI, from the coding sequence ATGATAAAAAGATATGATGTGGCAGAAATCTCAAAGATTTGGGCAGATGAGAATAAATATGCAAAAATGCTAGAGGTTGAGCTTGCGATTTTAGAGGCACTTGAAGATAGAATGGTACCTAAAGGTACAGCTGCAGAAATTCGTGCAAAAGCACAAATTAGACCAGGAAGGGTTGATGAGATTGAGAGGGTGACAAAGCATGATATCATCGCTTTTTGTACTTCTATTGCTGAGCAGTTTACAGCTGAAACAGGCAAATTTTTTCACTTTGGTGTTACATCATCAGATATTATTGATTCAGCTCTTAGTTTACAAATTCGTGAGTCTATGGAACATGTTGTCAAGGATCTAGAAGCTCTTTGTGATTCATTACTTGCAAAAGCTCAAGAGACGAAAGAAATTATCACTATGGGTAGAAGTCATGGGATGTTTGCTGAACCTATGAGTTTTGGGCAAAAGTTTTTAGGTGCTTATGTTGAATTTAAACGTAGACTAAAAGATCTAAAAGATTTTCAAAAAGATGGACTTACAGTTCAATTCTCAGGTGCTGTTGGTAACTATTGTATTTTAACTACGGAAGATGAGAAAAAAGCTGCAGACCTTTTAGGTTTACCAGTGGAGGAAGTTTCTACACAGGTTATTCCTAGAGATAGAATCGCTAAGCTAATTTCAATTCATGGGCTTATCGCTGCTGCTATTGAGAGATTAGCTGTAGAGATTAGGCATTTACATCGCAGTGATGTTTTTGAGGTCTATGAGGGCTTCTCTGAAGGGCAAAAAGGTTCATCAACTATGCCACATAAAAAAAATCCAATTTCTACAGAAAACCTAACAGGTATGGCAAGAATGCTGCGATCTCATGTTTCAATAGCTCTAGAGAATTGCGTATTATGGCATGAGCGAGATATTTCTCACTCTTCAGCAGAGCGTTTTTATCTACCAGATAACTTCGGTATCATGGTATATGCTTTACGCAGAATGAAAAATACTATTGATAATCTAGTGATACAACAAGACATTATCGAAGATAGAGTTAGAAGTACTAGTGCTTATTTATCAAGTTTTTACCTGCACTTTTTAGTAGCAAATACACCATTTATGCGTGAAGATTGTTATAAGATTGTTCAGCAAGTTGCTTTTGATCTTAAGCAAGGAGAATCTTTCTCTAAGAAATTACAAAAAGTTATGCAAGATGAGCATAAAATTAGTTTGGATATTCCAGAGATGGATTTTGAGGGTATTAAGAATACTTATCTAAAAGAGATCGATCATGTTTTTGAGCGATCTATCAAAATTTAG
- the tolC gene encoding outer membrane channel protein TolC, whose translation MKRLTLYLLGFFGFCLALAKVNTPIPEYNYAGRPIGTDVAENPYSVEKQYAKADQIKQGNRFYNLKKADEVAMVGDTEDKYYSLVDIYKLAAEHNADYQAARSTFAANVETVPTALGALLPQIDFNYNLRRDLYNQFGGRVNDTANVVNFSGSQVLFDWSKWKTYTQATYLQKSYAMIYAKAEQTLITNTVTAYFELLRAEQALQFQFANEAWNKKLYLTQKYQYNSGMVSYADFKTTDAQYRQAIADRVNAQRNFINAKAVMAKLIGKRISSILYISKDTEFGNPVPNDINYWLNTADKYNLDIAQKKFEYEAAQQGVGIQWGNFFPKANLTGGIMMSRNALSGSPAQIAEIPTKYDVANIGGEVSWNLLRGGSDYAQLKQASYDSQAANYALLQTKREVYASTVEAFQTVVLDAVRIEAFRKSVYSGIASVKAILEGFEAGTQTIVDLLNRQTILVQAQLSFADAIFNYVEDYVNLKQLQGSLTYKDVEYINSILGTTDIISQIATE comes from the coding sequence ATGAAAAGGTTAACATTATACCTCTTAGGTTTTTTTGGTTTTTGTCTAGCTTTAGCTAAAGTAAATACCCCTATTCCTGAGTATAACTATGCAGGAAGACCTATAGGTACTGATGTTGCTGAAAATCCGTATAGTGTCGAAAAACAATACGCCAAAGCTGATCAGATTAAACAAGGTAATAGATTCTATAACCTTAAAAAAGCTGATGAAGTTGCGATGGTCGGTGATACTGAGGATAAATACTATAGTTTAGTTGATATCTATAAACTAGCTGCTGAACATAACGCTGATTATCAAGCAGCAAGATCAACTTTTGCGGCAAATGTTGAGACTGTACCGACAGCATTAGGTGCATTATTACCACAGATTGATTTTAATTATAACCTTAGAAGAGACTTGTATAATCAGTTCGGCGGTAGAGTTAATGACACTGCAAATGTGGTAAATTTTAGTGGTTCTCAGGTTCTCTTTGATTGGAGTAAATGGAAGACATATACCCAAGCAACATATTTGCAAAAATCATATGCAATGATTTATGCTAAAGCTGAACAGACGCTTATAACTAATACGGTTACTGCATATTTTGAGCTGCTAAGAGCAGAACAGGCACTACAATTTCAGTTTGCTAACGAAGCTTGGAACAAAAAGTTATATTTGACACAGAAGTATCAGTATAACTCGGGTATGGTTTCGTATGCTGATTTTAAAACTACAGATGCACAATACCGTCAAGCAATCGCTGATAGAGTTAATGCCCAAAGAAATTTTATTAATGCAAAAGCTGTGATGGCTAAACTTATTGGTAAACGTATAAGTTCGATTTTATATATATCAAAAGATACTGAGTTTGGTAATCCGGTCCCTAATGACATTAACTATTGGTTAAATACAGCTGATAAGTATAATCTAGATATTGCACAGAAAAAATTTGAATACGAAGCAGCACAACAGGGTGTTGGTATTCAATGGGGTAACTTTTTCCCTAAAGCTAATTTAACCGGTGGCATAATGATGTCTCGTAATGCTCTTTCTGGTTCACCAGCACAAATAGCTGAGATCCCAACTAAATATGATGTTGCTAATATCGGTGGCGAGGTTAGTTGGAATTTATTAAGAGGCGGTTCTGATTATGCGCAACTTAAGCAGGCTAGTTATGATAGCCAAGCGGCCAACTACGCTTTACTACAAACTAAGAGGGAAGTTTATGCTAGTACAGTAGAGGCGTTTCAAACTGTTGTCCTTGATGCAGTTAGAATTGAAGCTTTTAGAAAATCTGTATATTCAGGTATAGCTTCTGTAAAAGCGATATTAGAAGGCTTTGAAGCAGGTACCCAAACAATCGTTGACTTGCTTAACCGTCAGACAATACTTGTCCAAGCACAGTTATCATTTGCAGATGCTATATTTAACTATGTTGAAGATTATGTTAATTTAAAACAGTTACAAGGAAGCTTAACATACAAAGATGTTGAATACATAAATAGTATTTTAGGAACCACAGATATAATATCGCAGATTGCGACGGAGTAA